The genomic region TATATACGTTGAATTTCAATAATGAAcaattttttaataaatcaacttttatatacaatagtgtaaattttacattattgtatatatgattgcaagtcatcctgacttcaattatgcattttttatcATTTTCAcattgagtaagttaattgtaagttagtagtgaactcagtaataatatagcccgtacatatagtttatttaaataaattcaaaattttggttaactctgtattcaacataaatgttattttttaacttttatttgtaaacatactaacggcattctacagattaagttataatcgtttcgttttaaacgtacaatgactaccctatttatattcattcattaatgtaaattatacaacacatacaataatatatatatatatatatatattgcttaaTGGTTTATATTTGAAACATTGTGTAATTTGTTATttcttttatgaaaataatacacattgataaacaatcacttgtatttgatatacgttagaCATTGTACAACATTTACATATAAAAACCAATTAAGAACATTATAATTCTAGAAAATGACGCGTgtctcgcacgggttattatgcaatatttaaatataaataacaCATACCTCATGATGTGTATGGAGGGATTGTGTACGCTgtatgtaattataatgatgtttgaagtaaattGAAATTATATTTAAAGTCATGATTGGAAATAAAATAGTTGCTTCAGGTTAAAAGGTGAAATATTGCAAGATGAAGgtattataaaataaatttataattggAGATGGCCTAAATAAAGGAAACTGTATTCGGGTTATGATATGGGCCTTAAAATTGGACACACCATGATACGAAACCATTGTCTTAAAACCCTTAAATTTTACATAAAACATAATTCATCAACATCCTTCAAATAACAGATAATTCATAGTACAtgagaaaagtttttaaagacaaAATAAAGCATGCCAACATATAAATTCATTAAACAACTGCCATGGGTTGTTTAGGCCTAAACTCGAAACCTTGTACGATAAGGCCAGCCTTGAGTACATTTGTATCAGTTGACATAAATCGCGTCTCcacctcatcatcatcatctctTGCACCAGTCTCAAACTCTGCTATCTTAATCTCCATCATTCGTCCCTTCCTCCACCGACTAAACTCTCCATTTCGTTGCTCAATGTTGTGTGCAGATGTTCGTGGATCAGGATAAACTATGCTAGCTTCATCATCAGGCACCTCCTCTCTTTCATTAACAAATCTAATGGATGTCTTTGCCGAATCAAGTCCGCAGGCATCCTCATATATTTTAAAGACAAGATATGTTTCATAAGTGGTGTGAGGAGATAACATTCCAATTTTCATTTTACACGATATCAACACACCGCCCCTTGTCAAGTACAGCAACCTCCTCTGAAAATCTGTTCACATGATAATACATTGAGGCATGAATGCCTGATACATGCGATGAGAGGACGACTTTAATCATATTCATCATGCGTTCGGAAGTACGTGTAAACTAGTCAAACTGTTTGTGAGTTACTTGAACTCGGCTCGTAAAAAATTCCATTCGGCTGGAATTAATCGAGCCGACCTCGAGTTCGAGCTCGAGTTTTTCAAATTTGTAATCGAGTCGAGTTTGAACTTCTGATTACTCGGCTCGTAAGGTTCGAGCCTTATTGAGTCTCTTTTATTTCagttatttttattaaaaaaatattttgatattttttatatattatttatttattattcaatcGAACTTGA from Apium graveolens cultivar Ventura unplaced genomic scaffold, ASM990537v1 ctg8606, whole genome shotgun sequence harbors:
- the LOC141705154 gene encoding F-box protein PP2-B15-like, with product MKIGMLSPHTTYETYLVFKIYEDACGLDSAKTSIRFVNEREEVPDDEASIVYPDPRTSAHNIEQRNGEFSRWRKGRMMEIKIAEFETGARDDDDEVETRFMSTDTNVLKAGLIVQGFEFRPKQPMAVV